A region from the Malus domestica chromosome 07, GDT2T_hap1 genome encodes:
- the LOC103413678 gene encoding protein NETWORKED 4A-like — translation MVDMERTELKKSDSAGLDNSISPDSSMWLVENLEEMGQSIKQMMKLIKEDGDSLPNKDETFLQKKPELVQEFQRMYRSLAGCYQHLNKAHKGFGDSEYGFNQGSPLLTPDAKHGLRKSDDQVVGFDISLSSDGSSPPLTLKTGAESSSSSSLGSESDSPNSPVSNYLVPPPSADFDSQGWQLKIAELETELSILKEKLQVKESDLTMEKMRVFELQEQIVELENRASDRDNEIRKLMEDLEVTKERLKGSDKEIANLKHELADRISKGADQMQGVESQLDSERKLVSELQERIVRCNADIFGRDLEVMQLKSALREAQEQFSLEKADLQADISSFAAKQIVLDTRLEELSLRNKGLEDEIKQCETDKMEMERLHAVYEMALQDDISSLKVEVADKNGHVEAVNKDLDIFKLKCDMLMAEKDELNARAQTLMANVSSRDNQIQEMAGHLSRLQTEHEGLIVGSESACRLVDELKTRVEELQQEVKRQSVVISDGAEEKREVIRQLCFSLEHYRRGYQELRQAFTGHRQRLVCF, via the exons ATGGTTGATATGGAGAGAACAGAACTGAAGAAGTCAGATTCAGCTGGGTTGGACAATAGTATCTCTCCAGACAGTTCAATGTGGCTGGTAGAAAATCTTGAAG AGATGGGCCAGAGCATTAAGCAAATGATGAAGCTGATCAAAGAAGATGGTGATTCTTTGCCCAACAAAGATGAAACGTTTTTGCAGAAGAAGCCGGAATTAGTTCAGGAATTTCAACGGATGTATCGTTCACTGGCCGGGTGCTATCAACACTTGAACAAAGCACATAAGGGGTTTGGAGATTCTGAATATGGTTTCAACCAAGGCTCTCCTCTGCTGACTCCCGATGCTAAACATGGTTTGCGGAAATCCGACGATCAAGTTGTTGGTTTTGATATATCACTAAGCTCAGATGGTTCTAGTCCACCTCTTACTTTAAAGACTGGCGCTGAATCGTCTTCCTCTTCATCATTGGGATCCGAGTCAGATTCTCCTAATTCCCCGGTCAGCAATTACTTGGTTCCACCTCCGAGCGCTGATTTTGACAGTCAGGGATGGCAGCTGAAGATTGCTGAGCTTGAAACTGAACTATCTATCTTGAAAGAGAAGCTCCAGGTGAAGGAGTCTGATCTTACAATGGAGAAAATGCGTGTCTTCGAGCTGCAAGAACAGATAGTTGAGTTGGAAAATCGTGCATCGGACAGAGATAATGAGATTCGGAAATTGATGGAGGATTTGGAAGTGACTAAAGAAAGGCTTAAGGGGTCAGACAAAGAGATTGCGAATTTGAAGCATGAACTTGCCGATAGAATTTCCAAAGGCGCTGATCAAATGCAAGGTGTTGAATCTCAACTTGACTCGGAGAGAAAGCTTGTTTCGGAGCTGCAGGAGAGGATTGTGAGGTGCAATGCTGACATATTCGGCCGCGATCTTGAGGTGATGCAGCTGAAGAGTGCATTGCGTGAAGCACAGGAACAATTCTCGCTTGAGAAAGCAGACCTGCAGGCTGACATTTCAAGTTTTGCAGCGAAACAAATTGTCTTGGACACGAGACTCGAAGAATTGAGTTTGAGAAACAAGGGGTTAGAGGACGAAATAAAGCAATGTGAAACGGATAAGATGGAAATGGAAAGGCTTCATGCTGTCTACGAGATGGCATTGCAAGATGATATAAGCAGTCTGAAGGTAGAAGTTGCTGATAAAAATGGACATGTGGAAGCTGTAAATAAAGACTTGGACATATTTAAACTGAAATGTGACATGCTGATGGCGGAGAAAGACGAGCTCAATGCTAGGGCTCAAACGCTCATGGCGAATGTGAGTTCCCGCGACAATCAGATTCAGGAAATGGCGGGACATCTTAGTCGGTTGCAAACAGAACACGAGGGTCTGATCGTTGGATCCGAAAGTGCGTGTAGGCTAGTAGATGAGCTGAAAACAAGGGTGGAGGAGTTGCAGCAGGAGGTGAAAAGGCAGAGTGTTGTGATCTCGGACGGGGCTGAGGAGAAAAGAGAGGTGATCCGGCAGCTTTGTTTCTCGCTGGAGCACTACAGGAGGGGATACCAAGAGCTCCGCCAAGCGTTTACCGGGCACAGGCAGCGCCTAGTATGTTTCTGA